In one Cloacibacillus porcorum genomic region, the following are encoded:
- the rplD gene encoding 50S ribosomal protein L4, which translates to MPVVKEVNFKGEVIGDITLSDAVFGAPVHVPAMHQVVVAHLANCRVGTHNTKDRGEVRGGGKKPWRQKHTGRARAGSSRSPLWVGGGVAHGPHPRDYHQKVNKKVRRIAIRSALTLKVQAENMLVIDSFGLEAPKTKSMIEFLAAVKSGKKPLLVLHETNMAVVKSAANIPGAYVQHVDSVNVYDLLNHDQLIATPEAVKKLEEVFG; encoded by the coding sequence ATGCCTGTAGTAAAAGAAGTTAATTTCAAAGGCGAGGTTATCGGAGACATAACGCTTTCCGATGCCGTCTTCGGAGCCCCGGTCCATGTGCCGGCCATGCATCAGGTTGTGGTCGCGCATCTGGCTAACTGCCGTGTTGGTACACACAACACCAAAGACCGCGGAGAGGTCCGCGGCGGCGGTAAGAAGCCCTGGAGACAGAAGCACACTGGCCGCGCGCGCGCCGGCAGCTCACGCTCACCGCTGTGGGTAGGCGGCGGAGTTGCTCATGGTCCGCACCCGCGCGACTATCACCAGAAGGTAAACAAGAAGGTTCGCCGTATCGCCATTCGTAGCGCGCTCACGCTTAAGGTCCAGGCTGAGAATATGCTTGTGATCGACAGCTTCGGCCTCGAAGCTCCGAAGACGAAGAGCATGATCGAATTCCTCGCGGCGGTAAAGAGCGGCAAAAAGCCCCTTCTCGTACTCCACGAGACGAACATGGCTGTTGTGAAGTCGGCGGCGAACATCCCCGGCGCTTATGTACAGCATGTGGACAGCGTGAATGTTTACGACCTTCTGAACCATGACCAGCTGATCGCAACTCCTGAAGCGGTTAAAAAGCTCGAGGAGGTATTCGGTTAA
- the tuf gene encoding elongation factor Tu: MAKEKYVRSKPHLNIGTIGHIDHGKTTTTAAITKTLARHGGADFTPFDMIDKAPEERERGITINIAHVEYETATRHYAHIDCPGHADYIKNMITGAAQMDGAILVVSAADGPMPQTREHVLLARQVNVPALVVFMNKCDMVDDPELLDLVEMEIRDLLNKYEFPGDDIPIIRGSGLKALESDEDNEWTQAIMDLMQACDDYIPAPEREVDKPFLMPIEDVFTITGRGTVVTGRVEKGIVHPGDEVEIVGIKDTHKTVATSLEMFRKILDDAEAGDNVGILLRGVGKDDVERGQVLAKPGSIKPHTHFKGEVYVLKKEEGGRHTPFFSGYKPQFYFRTTDITGEIKLAEGVEMVMPGDNSTFEVKLIAPIAMQEGLRFAVREGGRTVGAGVVTEIIA; the protein is encoded by the coding sequence ATGGCAAAAGAGAAATACGTACGCAGCAAACCGCATCTCAACATAGGTACGATCGGCCACATCGACCACGGCAAGACGACCACGACGGCGGCGATCACGAAGACGCTGGCCCGCCACGGCGGAGCCGACTTCACGCCCTTCGACATGATCGACAAGGCGCCTGAAGAGAGAGAGCGCGGAATCACCATCAACATCGCGCACGTCGAATACGAGACGGCGACGCGCCACTATGCCCATATCGACTGTCCGGGCCACGCCGACTACATTAAGAACATGATCACGGGAGCCGCGCAGATGGACGGCGCGATCCTCGTAGTCTCAGCCGCCGACGGCCCGATGCCCCAGACCCGCGAGCACGTTCTCCTCGCCCGCCAGGTCAACGTTCCCGCCCTTGTCGTATTCATGAACAAGTGCGACATGGTAGACGACCCCGAACTTCTCGACCTCGTTGAGATGGAAATCCGCGACCTCCTCAACAAATACGAATTCCCCGGAGACGACATTCCCATCATCCGCGGAAGCGGCCTCAAGGCTCTTGAGAGCGACGAGGACAACGAGTGGACCCAGGCGATCATGGACCTGATGCAGGCGTGCGACGACTACATCCCGGCCCCTGAGCGCGAAGTAGACAAGCCGTTCCTCATGCCGATCGAAGACGTCTTCACGATCACGGGCCGCGGCACAGTCGTAACGGGCCGTGTAGAAAAGGGAATCGTGCACCCCGGCGACGAAGTTGAAATCGTAGGGATCAAAGACACCCACAAGACCGTAGCGACGAGCCTTGAAATGTTCCGCAAGATCCTCGACGACGCGGAAGCTGGAGACAACGTAGGAATCCTCCTTCGCGGCGTAGGCAAAGACGACGTTGAGCGCGGACAGGTTCTTGCGAAGCCGGGCAGCATCAAGCCGCATACACACTTCAAGGGAGAAGTTTACGTCCTTAAGAAGGAAGAGGGCGGCCGCCACACGCCGTTCTTCAGCGGCTACAAGCCTCAGTTCTACTTCCGTACCACGGACATCACCGGCGAGATCAAACTTGCCGAGGGAGTGGAAATGGTAATGCCTGGAGACAACAGCACATTTGAAGTCAAACTCATCGCGCCGATAGCGATGCAGGAAGGACTTCGCTTCGCAGTACGCGAAGGCGGCCGTACAGTCGGCGCCGGCGTCGTCACTGAGATTATAGCGTAA
- the fusA gene encoding elongation factor G: MQGIDLSTVRNIGIAAHIDAGKTTTTERILFYTGRKHKLGETHEGAATMDWMEQERERGITITSAATTCFWGDCLINIIDTPGHVDFTVEVERSMRVLDGAVSVFCAVGGVEPQSETVWRQADKYGVPRIAFVNKMDRVGADFFAVVDQMRKRLGAKAVPIQIPIGVEDGFTGMVDLVHEKAVIYDDSLGTEFHSADIPPQLEEEAALARMEMLEMLADYDDEMMELYLEGGEIPLEMVKRVIRKATISLDIVPVMCGSAFKNKGVQPLLDAVVAYLPSPLDMPHVVAVDPDDTSKEIEVKASADEPFAALAFKIMVDPFVGRLAFCRVYSGSIESGTSIYNTNTRRRERVGRILRMHANKREEMDSAQAGLIVAIPGLKQVRTGDTLCDEKHPVLLENLIFPEPVISLSVEPMSKADQIKLAKGLEALSEEDPTFRVSVNEDTGQTLISGMGELHLEIIVDRLRREFNVEVKVGRPQVAYREAIRKPARAQGKFVRQSGGKGQYGDVVLEVEPLEDGKGFEWVDKIVGGVVPKEYIPAAQKGVEEALNNGVLGGYPVIGIKVAIVDGSYHEVDSSEMAFRIAGSMAIKEALKKADPVLMEPVMNVEVVVPEEYMGDVIGDLSSRRGRVAEMGVRANARIVKAFVPLAEMFGYATDLRSKTSGRASYTMSFDHYEEVPRNVAEELLKN; the protein is encoded by the coding sequence ATGCAGGGCATCGACTTAAGTACAGTGCGCAATATAGGAATAGCTGCGCATATAGATGCAGGTAAGACGACGACGACGGAACGTATCCTATTCTATACAGGCCGTAAGCACAAGCTTGGGGAAACCCATGAGGGTGCCGCCACAATGGACTGGATGGAGCAGGAGCGCGAGCGTGGTATTACTATCACATCGGCGGCTACTACCTGTTTCTGGGGCGATTGCCTTATCAATATAATTGATACACCCGGACACGTGGACTTTACCGTTGAGGTTGAGCGTTCCATGCGTGTCCTTGACGGTGCTGTCTCCGTATTCTGTGCTGTCGGCGGCGTTGAGCCGCAGTCAGAGACAGTTTGGCGTCAGGCCGACAAATACGGTGTACCGAGGATAGCATTCGTCAACAAAATGGACAGGGTAGGCGCAGATTTCTTCGCGGTCGTCGATCAGATGCGTAAGCGTCTGGGGGCAAAAGCGGTTCCCATTCAGATTCCTATCGGTGTCGAAGACGGCTTTACCGGCATGGTGGATCTCGTTCACGAAAAGGCGGTCATTTATGATGACAGCCTGGGAACGGAATTCCACAGCGCGGATATCCCTCCTCAGCTTGAGGAAGAGGCGGCCCTCGCGAGAATGGAAATGCTTGAAATGCTCGCCGATTATGATGACGAGATGATGGAGCTCTATCTTGAGGGCGGCGAAATTCCCCTTGAAATGGTGAAGAGAGTCATCCGTAAGGCCACTATCAGCCTCGACATCGTACCGGTAATGTGCGGTTCGGCATTTAAGAACAAGGGCGTGCAGCCACTGCTCGACGCGGTTGTGGCCTATCTGCCCAGCCCGCTGGACATGCCGCATGTCGTAGCGGTTGATCCCGACGATACGTCGAAGGAAATAGAGGTCAAAGCGTCGGCCGACGAACCGTTCGCGGCTCTCGCCTTTAAAATAATGGTCGACCCCTTTGTCGGCAGGCTCGCATTCTGCCGCGTCTATTCCGGCTCCATTGAGAGCGGAACGTCGATATACAATACAAATACCCGTCGCCGCGAGCGCGTGGGACGAATCCTTCGTATGCACGCCAACAAGCGTGAGGAGATGGACAGCGCCCAGGCTGGGCTCATCGTCGCTATCCCGGGCCTCAAGCAGGTACGGACGGGCGATACGCTCTGCGACGAAAAACATCCTGTGCTCCTTGAAAACCTCATCTTCCCCGAGCCGGTCATCTCGCTCTCTGTCGAACCGATGAGCAAGGCGGACCAGATCAAACTCGCCAAAGGACTTGAGGCGCTCTCCGAGGAAGACCCGACCTTCCGTGTCTCCGTAAACGAAGACACCGGCCAGACCCTTATCAGCGGTATGGGCGAGCTCCATTTGGAGATAATCGTCGACCGTCTGCGCAGGGAGTTCAACGTCGAGGTCAAGGTCGGACGTCCGCAGGTCGCCTACCGCGAAGCAATTCGCAAGCCGGCGAGGGCGCAGGGCAAGTTTGTCAGGCAGTCCGGCGGTAAGGGACAGTACGGCGACGTCGTGCTTGAAGTCGAGCCGTTGGAAGACGGCAAGGGCTTCGAGTGGGTCGACAAGATTGTCGGAGGCGTCGTTCCGAAGGAATACATCCCCGCGGCCCAGAAGGGTGTCGAAGAGGCGCTCAACAACGGCGTACTTGGCGGATATCCTGTCATCGGCATAAAGGTCGCCATCGTCGACGGCAGCTACCACGAGGTCGACAGCTCTGAAATGGCCTTCCGTATCGCCGGTTCTATGGCGATCAAAGAGGCTCTTAAGAAGGCTGATCCGGTGCTCATGGAACCCGTCATGAACGTGGAAGTCGTCGTTCCCGAGGAATACATGGGAGATGTCATCGGAGATCTTTCATCACGCCGCGGACGCGTAGCCGAGATGGGAGTGCGTGCCAACGCGCGCATAGTCAAGGCCTTCGTGCCGCTCGCGGAAATGTTCGGATACGCGACGGACCTTAGAAGCAAAACGTCAGGCCGCGCCTCATACACAATGAGCTTTGACCACTACGAGGAAGTTCCCCGCAATGTGGCCGAAGAGCTGCTTAAGAATTAA
- the rpsJ gene encoding 30S ribosomal protein S10, with product MAKKIRIKLKAFDHRVLDASATQIADTAQRTGARVSGPVPLPTEVNRYCVLTSPHVDKDARDQYEIRTHKRLIDIIDPTQKTMEALMELNLPSGVDIQIKL from the coding sequence TTGGCAAAGAAAATTCGTATAAAACTTAAGGCATTCGACCACCGCGTCCTCGACGCCTCGGCTACGCAGATAGCCGACACGGCGCAGCGCACAGGCGCCAGAGTTTCGGGTCCCGTGCCCCTTCCGACAGAGGTTAACCGCTATTGCGTGCTTACCTCACCGCACGTCGATAAGGATGCGCGTGATCAGTACGAGATCAGGACGCACAAGCGTCTGATCGATATAATCGACCCAACGCAGAAGACGATGGAGGCTCTTATGGAGCTGAATCTGCCCTCTGGTGTTGATATACAGATTAAACTTTAA
- the rplW gene encoding 50S ribosomal protein L23, whose amino-acid sequence MNAIAYDIIVRPIITEKTSRQMELGQYTFEVLPKANKIEIRKAIEEVFKVKVVKVNTIQVRSKPKRMGAFLGRSRSWKKAIVTLAKGEKIAFFEGASA is encoded by the coding sequence ATGAACGCGATAGCATATGATATAATAGTTCGGCCCATCATAACGGAGAAGACAAGCCGTCAGATGGAACTGGGACAGTATACCTTTGAGGTACTCCCGAAGGCGAATAAGATAGAGATCCGCAAAGCCATCGAAGAGGTCTTCAAGGTCAAGGTTGTCAAGGTAAACACGATCCAGGTCCGTTCCAAACCGAAGCGGATGGGTGCCTTTTTGGGTCGTTCACGCTCCTGGAAGAAGGCCATCGTCACCCTCGCAAAGGGTGAGAAGATCGCTTTCTTTGAGGGCGCAAGCGCCTAG
- the rplC gene encoding 50S ribosomal protein L3 encodes MSMGILGRKVGMTQVFDENGKAVPVTVIEAGPCTIVEIRTPEKNSYSAVQLGLGDVKPSKVNKPMKGYFEKQDVAPRRWLREFRVDSTADYQVGQEITVSLFQNGEVVDVIGVSKGKGTAGVMKRHGFGGTPASHGHSVTHRHPGSIGCSSFPGRVMKGRKMAGHMGSERVTTKNLKVFGIDEENNLILIEGPVPGARDGLVMIRKTA; translated from the coding sequence ATGAGTATGGGGATTCTGGGCCGCAAGGTAGGGATGACCCAGGTCTTCGACGAAAACGGCAAAGCGGTACCTGTAACAGTTATTGAAGCAGGTCCCTGCACGATCGTTGAAATCCGGACACCTGAAAAGAACAGTTACAGCGCAGTGCAGCTCGGCCTCGGAGATGTCAAGCCCTCAAAGGTCAACAAGCCGATGAAGGGTTACTTCGAGAAGCAGGATGTTGCGCCCAGGCGCTGGCTGAGGGAGTTCCGCGTGGACAGCACGGCGGACTACCAGGTGGGACAGGAGATCACCGTTTCTCTGTTCCAGAATGGCGAAGTTGTTGACGTGATAGGTGTCAGCAAAGGTAAGGGAACCGCGGGCGTAATGAAGCGCCACGGCTTCGGCGGTACGCCGGCGAGCCATGGTCACTCGGTCACACACCGTCACCCCGGTTCAATCGGATGCAGCAGCTTTCCCGGCCGCGTAATGAAGGGCCGGAAAATGGCGGGTCACATGGGCAGCGAGCGAGTCACAACGAAGAACCTTAAGGTCTTCGGAATTGACGAAGAGAACAACCTGATCCTCATCGAGGGTCCTGTTCCCGGAGCGCGCGACGGCCTTGTAATGATCCGCAAAACAGCGTAG